In Planctomicrobium piriforme, the following proteins share a genomic window:
- a CDS encoding acyl-CoA dehydrogenase family protein: MSTIIRDDEERLAQSSPEPRPVTPPVNAPSFAETAMRLGGKSEDEARRMGAVDAADERVEEMFDPRYQTAASPIHRAIWDRSLPFDHFTFPDPPRRPSAAAAEVMEASYQIVRRHVEAGTMIDRSNGKIPDNVFEELAAAGYWGLLVDQKYGGYGASFSQFAPFLTRMATVDPTIAGLASVHACIGAVDPVQTFGNEEQKRRFLPKLASGQALSAFALTEPGAGSDLTALRTHAVLEGDEFLLYGEKLFITNVRPGRTVGVVCLIDDTPAVLIVDLPPTETDEFQLKKYGLYALKHAYNQGIIFNGLRVPAKNLLDPGRGDGLTIAYHGLNRGRVALCANASGTMRMMLANLLPWAQFRETYGEAIVKRELVRRRIGHLAGLIVACDALTQWTASLLDLGFRGEMECIIAKIFGSEAQKEATIELSMKTHGGRSFLHGHWFGDNVHDLLAPCIYEGEGEMLGMAFFKSLVKEHGRKYFEPIGRTLHDQGIKTPDLMNPSHAWALREPLMHYARWFAEEGARVYLTHADASGVKRARSANKGERRVLDSLDQHLNFSASFLRRSRLEISGVMRKYQLKLPDRQCRMAELSARVQAAVVMLCTSLYGVRQADPLTRAAANVACTSLRHKLDGKRYSDGELRALTSLGTKIADGGFEQIAGIPVAEILMPYSKG; this comes from the coding sequence ATGTCCACCATCATCCGAGACGATGAAGAACGACTTGCACAGTCCTCGCCGGAACCGCGTCCAGTCACGCCGCCTGTCAACGCTCCGAGCTTTGCTGAAACCGCTATGCGGCTCGGCGGTAAATCGGAGGACGAAGCCCGTCGCATGGGAGCGGTTGATGCCGCCGACGAACGGGTCGAAGAAATGTTCGATCCCCGCTATCAGACGGCCGCCAGCCCGATTCATCGGGCGATCTGGGATCGTTCGCTCCCATTCGATCACTTCACGTTTCCTGATCCCCCGCGTCGTCCCTCCGCGGCCGCTGCTGAAGTGATGGAAGCGTCGTATCAGATCGTACGACGGCATGTGGAAGCCGGCACGATGATCGACCGGTCGAATGGCAAAATCCCGGACAACGTGTTCGAGGAACTTGCCGCGGCAGGCTACTGGGGTTTGCTGGTCGATCAGAAATACGGCGGCTATGGAGCGTCGTTCTCGCAGTTCGCTCCCTTTCTGACTCGGATGGCAACGGTCGATCCAACGATTGCAGGGTTGGCATCAGTCCATGCCTGTATCGGCGCGGTCGATCCGGTGCAGACGTTCGGCAATGAAGAACAGAAACGACGCTTCCTGCCGAAGCTGGCGTCCGGTCAGGCGCTCTCGGCATTTGCACTGACGGAACCAGGTGCTGGTTCGGACCTCACCGCCCTGCGCACACATGCGGTGCTCGAAGGGGACGAGTTCCTGCTGTATGGGGAGAAGCTGTTCATCACGAATGTGCGGCCTGGCCGCACGGTGGGAGTCGTCTGTCTGATCGACGATACTCCGGCGGTGCTGATCGTCGATCTCCCGCCGACTGAGACTGATGAATTTCAACTCAAGAAGTACGGTCTGTACGCGCTCAAGCATGCCTACAACCAGGGGATCATTTTCAACGGTCTGCGAGTACCGGCGAAGAACTTGCTCGACCCCGGTCGCGGCGACGGGCTGACGATCGCCTATCACGGACTCAATCGCGGCCGCGTTGCATTGTGTGCGAATGCCTCAGGCACGATGCGGATGATGCTGGCGAACCTGCTCCCGTGGGCGCAGTTCCGTGAAACCTACGGCGAGGCGATTGTGAAGCGGGAACTGGTGCGGCGCCGCATCGGTCATCTTGCCGGGTTGATCGTCGCTTGCGATGCCCTGACGCAGTGGACTGCCTCGCTGCTGGACCTCGGTTTTCGCGGCGAAATGGAGTGCATCATCGCCAAGATCTTCGGATCGGAAGCCCAGAAAGAGGCGACGATCGAGTTGTCGATGAAAACACACGGCGGTCGGTCGTTCCTGCACGGGCACTGGTTCGGTGACAACGTGCATGATCTCCTCGCCCCCTGCATCTATGAGGGAGAAGGAGAAATGCTGGGAATGGCCTTCTTCAAATCCCTGGTGAAAGAACACGGCCGCAAATACTTCGAACCGATTGGCCGCACGCTACACGATCAGGGGATCAAGACGCCGGACCTGATGAATCCGTCGCATGCCTGGGCGCTCCGCGAACCGCTCATGCACTACGCCAGGTGGTTTGCCGAAGAAGGCGCTCGCGTTTATCTGACCCATGCGGACGCCAGCGGCGTGAAGCGCGCCCGCAGCGCCAACAAAGGTGAGCGCCGCGTGCTCGACAGCCTCGACCAGCATCTGAATTTCAGTGCGTCGTTCCTGCGAAGATCGCGTCTCGAAATCTCGGGCGTGATGCGAAAGTACCAGCTTAAACTGCCAGATCGCCAGTGCCGGATGGCGGAACTTTCTGCCAGAGTGCAGGCGGCAGTCGTGATGCTGTGTACTTCACTCTACGGTGTCCGACAGGCCGATCCGCTGACGAGGGCGGCAGCCAATGTTGCCTGTACGTCGCTGCGTCACAAGCTCGATGGGAAACGCTACAGCGACGGCGAACTCCGCGCCCTGACCAGCCTGGGGACCAAGATCGCCGACGGCGGCTTTGAACAGATCGCCGGAATTCCGGTGGCTGAGATTTTGATGCCGTATTCGAAAGGGTGA
- a CDS encoding alpha-amylase/4-alpha-glucanotransferase domain-containing protein codes for MAPRLRLIFAIHNHQPVGNFDGVFAQAYRDAYEPFFDVLDDFPDLPITVHLSGSLLEWLEVHRPEYIDRIRGYLAEGRLELLGGPFFEPILASIPGRDRVGQIRAYTQHLSQLFDTTIRGMWVPERVWEPNFASDIVDAGIEYTILDDSHFRWAGLGEDRLHGYYITENEGRLLKVFPDDEPLRYAIPWAKPVETIAYLKKLAEKHPDTVVSFGDDGEKFGSWPGTKEHVYGKGWLKDMFQAFRDNADWLKVVTMGQAVDEVPPQGKVYLPNASYREMTEWALPTDQQLDYKKIVSELSETPEWKEIKPFFRAGLWRNFLVKYPESNEMYCRSREVSERVHALSTSEAAREQPELFRQARMDLYRGQCNCPYWHGAFGGLYLPHLRNAIYQHLIAADTAVEQLHGRPSRWVEIEASDYNLDARKEIRLSGDKMIAYLAPARGGHLYELDLRTNNVNLLATLNRRPEPYHQTVLEAAGASDDVDDVAFNKHEGVRFKQANLDQKIAYDRWPRKSLVDHFLRPDVDLTEFQLGNGGIGDFVIGVYETRMRRSDNRVEAVMSREGRMGEHWIRIDKTIALDSGNGSQLEITYELSKLPTGVPVHFGVEFNFAAMPSGANDRYYYNGHGAQLGRLETVQSLPPGLRIGLVDEWLGVDASLELTQPAEFWTFPIQTVSQSEGGFELVHQSCTVVPHWKFTADASGRWQVRIQLTADTSMAQARKLADLATARS; via the coding sequence ATGGCGCCTCGGCTTCGCCTGATTTTTGCGATTCACAATCACCAGCCTGTGGGCAATTTCGACGGCGTCTTCGCGCAGGCGTACCGCGATGCCTACGAGCCGTTTTTTGACGTTCTCGACGACTTTCCCGATCTGCCGATCACCGTGCATCTCTCCGGCAGCCTCCTGGAATGGCTCGAGGTCCACCGTCCGGAATACATCGATCGCATCCGCGGGTATCTCGCGGAAGGTCGGCTGGAACTGCTGGGCGGGCCGTTCTTCGAGCCGATCCTGGCCTCCATTCCCGGCCGCGACCGCGTCGGGCAGATTCGCGCTTACACGCAGCACTTGTCACAACTGTTCGACACCACCATTCGCGGCATGTGGGTGCCGGAACGGGTTTGGGAACCAAACTTCGCCAGCGACATCGTCGATGCCGGCATCGAATACACGATTCTCGACGACTCCCACTTCCGCTGGGCCGGCCTGGGTGAAGACCGCCTGCACGGTTACTACATCACCGAGAACGAAGGCCGTCTGCTGAAGGTCTTCCCGGACGACGAGCCGCTGCGCTACGCCATTCCTTGGGCGAAGCCGGTCGAGACGATTGCCTACCTGAAAAAGCTGGCTGAGAAGCATCCCGACACCGTCGTGTCGTTTGGTGACGACGGCGAGAAATTCGGCTCATGGCCTGGGACGAAGGAGCACGTCTACGGCAAGGGCTGGCTGAAAGACATGTTTCAGGCGTTTCGCGACAACGCCGACTGGCTGAAGGTCGTGACGATGGGGCAGGCGGTTGACGAAGTTCCTCCGCAGGGAAAGGTCTATCTCCCGAACGCCAGCTATCGTGAAATGACCGAATGGGCGCTGCCGACCGATCAGCAGCTCGATTACAAGAAGATCGTTTCCGAGCTTTCTGAAACGCCTGAGTGGAAAGAGATCAAGCCGTTCTTCCGGGCTGGCCTGTGGCGAAACTTCCTCGTCAAGTACCCCGAGAGCAACGAGATGTACTGCCGCTCGCGGGAGGTGAGCGAACGGGTGCATGCCCTTTCGACCTCAGAAGCTGCTCGCGAACAGCCGGAACTGTTTCGGCAGGCCCGCATGGACCTCTATCGGGGCCAGTGCAATTGCCCTTACTGGCACGGCGCCTTCGGCGGGCTGTATCTACCGCATCTGCGAAACGCCATTTACCAGCACCTGATCGCCGCTGACACCGCGGTCGAGCAACTGCACGGGCGTCCCAGCCGCTGGGTCGAGATTGAAGCGTCGGATTACAACCTTGATGCGAGGAAGGAAATCCGCCTGTCCGGCGACAAAATGATCGCTTACCTCGCGCCGGCTCGCGGGGGTCATCTGTACGAATTGGATCTGCGAACGAACAACGTCAATCTGTTGGCGACTCTGAACCGCCGACCAGAGCCGTATCACCAGACCGTGCTGGAAGCGGCCGGCGCCAGCGACGACGTCGATGATGTCGCCTTCAACAAGCATGAAGGCGTGCGGTTCAAGCAGGCGAACCTTGACCAGAAAATTGCCTACGACCGCTGGCCCCGGAAGTCGCTGGTGGACCACTTCCTGCGACCGGACGTTGACCTCACCGAGTTTCAACTTGGCAATGGCGGGATCGGCGACTTCGTGATCGGCGTCTATGAGACGCGGATGCGGCGCTCGGACAATCGAGTCGAAGCGGTCATGAGCCGCGAAGGCCGCATGGGTGAACACTGGATCCGGATCGACAAGACCATCGCCCTCGATTCAGGCAACGGCAGCCAGCTTGAAATCACATACGAACTGAGCAAGCTGCCGACGGGCGTGCCGGTGCATTTCGGCGTCGAGTTCAACTTCGCCGCGATGCCCTCCGGCGCGAACGACAGGTATTACTACAACGGCCACGGGGCCCAGTTGGGCCGGCTCGAAACAGTGCAATCGCTGCCGCCGGGGCTGCGGATTGGCCTTGTCGATGAATGGCTGGGAGTCGATGCCTCGCTCGAATTGACGCAGCCGGCGGAATTCTGGACGTTCCCGATTCAGACGGTCAGCCAGAGCGAAGGGGGCTTCGAACTGGTCCATCAGAGCTGCACCGTGGTGCCGCACTGGAAGTTCACCGCTGACGCCAGCGGCCGCTGGCAGGTGCGCATTCAACTGACCGCGGATACCTCGATGGCACAGGCCCGCAAACTGGCCGACCTCGCCACCGCTCGGTCCTGA
- a CDS encoding alpha/beta hydrolase, producing MLRSLVLLAGICVTSTLTAAEPSLPGLQQDIPFAQVGDVSLTLDAFVPEGAGPFPTCILVHGGGFTKGDKQSYIKPLFEPLSKAGFTWFTINYRLAPAHRWPACAEDVETAIRWVKAHASEYKVDINRIVLIGESAGGHLVSYVGGTVKGDTSVAAVVPFYAPNDLELQVRHRHELGESMHALLGLTELNDAAWPQLRAASPSSVTHKGMPPFLLIHGDADQTVPFEQSVQFQQQMQKLGNRCDLITVPGGGHGMGGWQKLNSDYQSQMIGWINATLSGSSGK from the coding sequence ATGCTGCGCTCTCTGGTACTGCTGGCGGGAATTTGCGTCACTTCAACTTTGACCGCGGCAGAGCCTTCGCTGCCGGGGTTGCAGCAGGACATTCCCTTTGCTCAAGTCGGCGACGTCAGCCTGACGCTGGATGCGTTTGTGCCTGAAGGAGCAGGGCCGTTTCCCACCTGTATTCTGGTGCATGGAGGCGGCTTCACCAAAGGGGACAAGCAGAGTTACATCAAGCCGTTGTTCGAGCCGCTTAGCAAGGCGGGATTCACCTGGTTCACGATCAACTATCGGCTCGCGCCGGCCCATCGCTGGCCTGCCTGTGCCGAAGATGTCGAAACCGCCATCCGCTGGGTCAAAGCTCACGCCAGCGAATACAAGGTCGACATCAATCGGATCGTCCTGATCGGCGAATCGGCCGGTGGACACCTGGTGTCATACGTCGGCGGGACAGTCAAAGGGGACACAAGCGTGGCCGCCGTCGTTCCGTTCTATGCTCCTAACGATCTGGAATTGCAGGTGCGGCATCGTCACGAACTCGGCGAATCGATGCACGCACTGCTCGGCCTGACTGAACTCAATGACGCAGCCTGGCCGCAACTGCGTGCTGCATCGCCCAGCAGCGTGACTCACAAGGGCATGCCGCCGTTTCTACTCATTCATGGCGATGCCGATCAAACGGTGCCGTTTGAACAGTCGGTGCAATTCCAGCAGCAGATGCAGAAACTGGGGAACCGTTGCGATCTGATTACGGTTCCTGGCGGGGGCCACGGCATGGGTGGCTGGCAGAAGCTTAATTCAGACTATCAATCGCAAATGATTGGCTGGATCAACGCGACACTGAGCGGCTCGTCAGGCAAATAA